From one Anopheles cruzii chromosome 3, idAnoCruzAS_RS32_06, whole genome shotgun sequence genomic stretch:
- the LOC128272705 gene encoding SRR1-like protein, with protein sequence MSGSLDGFKLVSTKKGQHRRKAKNNQLKTFLRQSGTDSGEACCRTLIAKLSASEADIQQSEFFTDCFETVGPALLGIERIVCLGLGRFTECSTARYQLAFIRCLRDKFLPGLRGQFFDPVFGPSEIEVLLSLGETVLEENLEGKYCADCRTLFYLPHCPKQIVNNVLWSNWQSDRLGNVTLISNSFGSIVNNNPHRLLQTSAGYIVRAADFFHEIPLKNTFRFGDIFNDTSLHHLPLGATFPTEVWDNNEEPTYDTDDLELISKELVRQLVLSTKEKL encoded by the exons ATGAGTGGAAGCTTGGACGGGTTTAAATTAGTTTcgacgaaaaaaggacaacataGGCGCAAAGCGAAAAATAATCAACTTAAAACGTTTCTGCGCCAGTCGGGAACTGATAGTGGAGAGGCTTGTTGCCGAACACTTAT TGCAAAACTTAGCGCCTCCGAAGCCGATATACAGCAATCGGAGTTTTTTACGGACTGCTTTGAGACTGTCGGTCCGGCTCTACTCGGAATCGAACGAATCGTTTGCTTGGGGCTCGGAAGATTTACCGAGTGTTCTACCGCTCGGTACCAGCTAGCGTTTATACGCTGTTTGCGCGACAAGTTTCTACCCGGCCTTCGTGGACAGTTTTTCGATCCGGTCTTTGGGCCTTCGGAGATTGAAGTACTGCTATCACTCGGTGAAACCGTCCTGGAAGAGAATCTGGAAGGCAAGTACTGTGCAGATTGTAGAACGCTTTTCTACTTACCGCACTGTCCAAAGCAAATAGTCAATAACGTGCTGTGGAGCAATTGGCAATCGGATCGCCTCGGGAACGTCACACTCATCAGCAACAGTTTTGGCAGCATTGTGAACAACAATCCTCACCGGTTGTTGCAAACCAGTGCGGGATATATTGTGAGGGCGGCAGATTTTTTCCACGAGATACCGCTCAAGAACACTTTTAGATTCGGCGACATTTTCAACGACACTTCGTTACATCACTTACCATTGGGAGCCACATTTCCAACCGAAGTTTGGGATAACAACGAAGAACCCACGTACGATACGGACGATCTTGAACTTATTTCGAAAGAGCTTGTCCGGCAGCTTGTGCTCTCGACCAAGGAAAAA
- the LOC128273740 gene encoding protein zwilch — MSDLANVYNLLRTKYQDNAFSMRYPPTYIRELTERNDKIVFAFIEHNAPIKKERDSSLSPPKTTDRSMSDDLDLTGSPLKDDVILDELELTEDGVRQLKIWTPEEETLGPLSTESARALFQCFINLDCRIGSGELWALCAGNDMDRTVLLQLTVYPGDARNDRKFGRGVVRFAGQHPCSSVTMAQLRSVHRQRAAGMTHIPKIYIRQWYNLYPHLSVRLSWHTLNETATFTAESKAQVRISQRLSVNNGEFGKSTCSTGYLVGQLQLLSLLSEKIVDIRANRVSGYELYGLNTTSETLDFVKDKINSILCKFQAVELPCFTFSTIAKMVEQVRERNLTDVMERLYDVVILCLNYDDLKACIDYIFQLSAHANIVNIPSTGTRFAQLIQAMIQDRLDVPTLALSEPYELLLEVGFSKLMHDYQLIFAECGFYELEFETLFQPQLTNARKSRYAADSVGRSDKSLGCPRAGRTGLGLLPQPGEMLGVREKSIPVRHFDEDEVRAKLNRLAQVHLLIEHLLSLEEFVNIPSIYGRACEVYLAQRPLSYSQVYHRESDLLELDVNEGKLISLTKNLLPCARRVTMSSANVVQKLETVFYQNSQPIFPDRFFPQFKQQEDTTEEQMFWCLEYDRIERL; from the exons ATGAGTGATTTAGCCAACGTTTACAATCTGCTGCGTACAAAGTACCAAGATAATGCGTTCAGTATGCGCTACCCGCCGACTTACATTCGTGAGTTAACGGAGCGCAACGATAAAATCGTCTTTGCTTTCATTGAG CATAATGCTCCGATTAAGAAAGAACGTGACTCGTCCCTAAGCCCTCCCAAAACCACCGACCGCAGTATGTCCGATGATCTGGATTTAACGGGCTCACCACTAAAAGATGATGTTATTCTCGATGAGCTTGAACTCACGGAAGATGGGGTGCGTCAACTTAAAATCTGGACTCCCGAAGAAGAAACCCTCGGCCCACTGAGCACAGAGTCGGCGCGTGCATTGTTCCAGTGTTTTATAAATCTTGACTGTCGCATTGGATCCGGAGAACTGTGGGCCCTCTGTGCTGGCAACGACATGGATCGGACTGTCCTGCTGCAGCTCACTGTCTACCCGGGCGATGcgcgaaacgatcgaaagtttggtcGCGGTGTGGTTCGCTTTGCCGGTCAACATCCTTGCAGCAGTGTGACGATGGCGCAACTTCGAAGCGTTCATCGACAGCGCGCCGCGGGCATGACACATATACCGAAAATTTACATCCGCCAGTGGTACAACCTATACCCTCATCTCTCGGTACGGCTCAGCTGGCACACGCTGAACGAGACCGCTACGTTTACAGCGGAAAGCAAAGCGCAGGTTCGCATCAGCCAACGGCTATCGGTTAATAACGGTGAGTTTGGCAAATCTACATGCTCGACCGGTTACCTCGTCGGCCAGCTACAACTGTTGTCGCTGCTAAGTGAGAAAATTGTGGACATTCGCGCTAATCGCGTTTCCGGTTATGAACTGTATGGCTTGAACACAAC TTCAGAAACGCTCGATTTCGTCAAGGATAAGATCAACAGCATTCTGTGCAAGTTTCAGGCGGTTGAATTGCCGTGCTTTACATTCAGCACCATCGCAAAAATGGTCGAGCAGGTTCGCGAGCGTAATCTAACCGACGTGATGGAACGCCTTTACGATGTAGTGATTT TATGTCTGAACTACGACGATTTGAAAGCTTGCATCGATTACATCTTTCAATTATCTGCTCACGCAAACATTGTG AACATACCATCAACCGGCACTCGCTTCGCTCAGCTCATACAAGCGATGATACAAGACCGGCTGGACGTTCCCACGCTGGCCTTATCCGAACCGTACGAGCTGCTTCTGGAGGTCGGCTTTTCCAAGCTAATGCACGACTATCAGCTGATATTCGCGGAATGTGGGTTTTACGAACTGGAGTTTGAAACCCTCTTCCAACCGCAGCTGACAAACGCTCGCAAATCCCGCTACGCAGCGgactccgtcggtcggtcggacaaAAGCCTCGGATGTCCCAGGGCCGGTCGCACTGGCCTTGGACTGCTGCCACAGCCGGGAGAAATGTTGGGAGTACGCGAAAAGTCGATCCCGGTGCGCCATttcgacgaggacgaagtgCGCGCCAAGCTAAACCGATTAGCACAGGTGCACCTGCTGATAGAACATTTGCTGTCGCTCGAAGAATTTGTTAACATTCCATCGATTTATGGGCGTGCCTGCGAAGTCTATCTGGCCCAGCGTCCCCTGAGCTACAGTCAGGTATACCACCGGGAAAGCGACCTTCTCGAGCTGGACGTTAACGAAGGGAAGCTAATCAGCCTTACCAAGAATCTATTGCCATGTGCAAGACGTGTAACGATGTCCTCGGCCAATGTGGTTCAGAAGCTAGAGACCGTATTTTATCAGAATTCGCAACCGATCTTTCCGGACCGGTTTTTCCCACAGTTTAAGCAGCAAGAAGACACAACAGAAGAGCAGATGTTCTGGTGCCTCGAATATGATAGAATAGAGCGTCTGTAA
- the LOC128275136 gene encoding translationally-controlled tumor protein homolog: MKIWKDIFTGDEMFSDTYKVKLVDSVMYEVYGKHVSRSMGDVQLDGANPSAEEADEGTDAATESGVDIVLNHRLVETGFSDKKQFTTYLKDYMKKLVTRLEEKSPDEVEVFKTNINKVMKDLLGRFKDLQFFTGESMDCDGLIAMLEYRDIDGDSIPVLLCFKHGLEEEKF, translated from the exons ATGAAAATTTGGAAGGATATCTTCACCG GTGACGAGATGTTCTCGGATACCTACAAGGTGAAGCTGGTCGACAGCGTGATGTACGAGGTCTACGGAAAGCACGTTTCCCGCTCCATGGGAGACGTGCAGCTGGATGGTGCCAACCCGTCGGCCGAAGAAGCCGACGAAGGGACGGACGCAGCTACCGAGAGCGGAGTAGATATTGTGCTGAACCACCGTCTGGTGGAGACTGGCTTCTCCGACAAAAAGCAGTTCACCACCTACCTGAAGGACTACATGAAGAA GCTCGTCACCCGGCTTGAGGAAAAATCGCCCGACGAGGTAGAAGTGTTCAAAACGAACATCAACAAGGTGATGAAGGATCTGCTCGGTCGCTTTAAGGATCTGCAATTTTTCACCGGTGAATCGATGGACTGCGACGGATTGATTGCCATGCTGGAGTACCGTGACATCGACGGCGATTCCATCCCCGTGCTGCTATGTTTCAAGCACGGCCTGGAGGAGGAAAAGTTCTAA
- the LOC128273071 gene encoding dolichyldiphosphatase 1-like produces MNTADALLAADQSSCATGGSLGTEWQPITLTLVEYPKGDFIGKLLAWISLAPLGIGAGFVALILFRRDLHTIVFFVGTLVNECINMLLKHWIKEPRPISRAQIWTEYGMPSSHSQFMCFFSTYVLLFIFIRLHHMNNSSSARIERIVRVLMLAICWAAAFLVCFGRVYLLYHTVRQVLIGAIVGAVVGALWFLLTHCILTPYFPMVVTWRIAELFLLRDTTLIPNVLWFEYTATRQEARARSRKLVSMKSQ; encoded by the exons ATGAACACCGCGGATGCGCTCCTTGCAGCCGACCAATCTTCTTGCGCCACCGGCGGAAGTCTAGGAACGGAATGGCAACCGATTACACTAACGTTGGTGGAATACCCGAAAG GTGACTTTATAGGAAAACTGCTCGCATGGATCAGCCTGGCCCCGCTCGGTATTGGGGCCGGCTTCGTGGCGCTTATACTTTTTCGACGGGACCTGCACACGATAGTGTTTTTCGTCGGTACGCTGGTGAACGAGTGCATCAACATGCTGCTGAAGCACTGGATCAAGGAACCACGGCCCATTTCGAGGGCACAAATTTGGACCGAATACGGCATGCCTTCCTCACACTCGCAGTTCATGTGCTTTTTCTCCACCTACGTGTTACTATTTATCTTTATAAG ACTGCATCACATGAACAATAGTAGCAGTGCGCGGATCGAACGGATCGTTCGGGTACTGATGCTGGCTATTTGCTGGGCAGCAGCATTTCTCGTGTGCTTCGGTCGGGTGTATCTGCTGTACCACACGGTGCGGCAAGTGCTGATCGGTGCCATCGTCGGTGCGGTGGTAGGCGCCCTGTGGTTCCTGCTGACGCACTGCATACTCACGCCCTACTTCCCCATGGTCGTAACGTGGCGCATTGCCGAGCTGTTTCTGCTGCGGGACACGACCCTTATCCCCAACGTTCTGTGGTTTGAGTACACCGCAACCCGGCAGGAAGCTCGGGCACGATCCCGCAAGCTGGTGAGCATGAAATCCCAGTGA
- the LOC128272497 gene encoding vacuolar protein sorting-associated protein 11 homolog, protein MAIFEWRKFNFFDLRKGVDKEKVSEALQGAKITATANGSTLIVVCDSNGTIHTFSRTWEVISFKGHEGSILLCDISKQNNLLVTVGEDINGPSFKVWNLCKLSATTGAQCLRTVRTMVSVPTALAVSEGGQFMAIGFAQGSISLYRGDISRDRSKTLKQLTAGTSDIVGIAFKHGHKHTQMFVCSNSGVYLYNLHSRDKEVRVILSTMKKPVGCCALQTGHNEGHFMVGLEDAVYCYTSDGRGPCYALEGQKTLLHWYRSHLVVVMRNPRSPGGYNLTVIDIQNKFIVFTCPIDEVAAVLTEFGTCYILTEGKEVFHLDEKDLQSKLNVLFKKNLYDIAVRIAKCNQYDAEGLAGIFKQYGDHLYGKGDFGRAVEQYAKTIGYLEPSYVIQRFLDARHIHFLTDYLQTMHEQGQATADHTTLLLNCFTRLDRTAQLKEFLKNDQKSNLFDVDVAIKVCRDASYVDEAMQLAKAHRKHDACLSILTEDTQQYEEALSYIETLANRDATGILKKYGSLLMANCPTRTIVLLKKLCTELVMAEPSNEESGAAATMVAGDLLADLSLLDGDLYTAPETTRGNPEDFIHLFTDPEQLIDFLEHLIRFVPSSSQCVYSTLIEHYLYCWREVPGVEEKLLDLLKYCSDRYDRNLALAQCRMNDFWPGVMHLYEEDKLYHLIVRHYLRHQEYDNLLACCRRLGQSDGSLWLLALNGLKKDGKAPPHVFTQVLQVISQKRLQAPLQVLDCLAVENGPTFASVKEYFMQVFQKEQDTIRNEEELARTYSEETTSIKRHIKHLQEGNVEFQNTTCDACKQPLLMPALFFLCKHSYHQDCIRGYSETERDCPVCNKTNMQLIEALRVQSEARDQHKQFHDILERSTEPFSVVAEYFGRGLFNKLVIIEESDQQTQEIATTSAIDRTSETISTAVVPKATVPTAQPIPFAATYGAGAEARLRQEEGRSRQMRQETQESETRFRLAKQELRRPPQLHEPDVRIQRTRTTPSVSNRTAAIKNPFEEDEPERTVPKDAVQYDNTKNPFGEDTPPPRQAMVRPAAVAAATNPFDDEEYDSKLDPFAE, encoded by the exons ATGGCTATATTTGAG TGGCGTAAGTTTAATTTTTTCGACCTCCGCAAGGGAGTCGATAAGGAGAAGGTGTCCGAAGCGCTGCAGGGGGCAAAAATTACGGCCACCGCAAACGGAAGCACACTGATCGTGGTGTGCGACTCTAACGGAACCATCCACACCTTCAGCCGTACATGGGAAGTGATCAGCTTCAAGGGCCACGAAGGCTCGATCTTGCTGTGCGACATctcaaagcaaaacaatctGCTCGTAACGGTGGGCGAAGACATCAACGGGCCGTCCTTCAAAGTTTGGAACCTTTGCAAGCTTTCGGCCACTACCGGAGCGCAATGTTTGCGTACGGTGCGTACCATGGTTTCCGTGCCGACGGCACTCGCCGTCTCCGAAGGTGGCCAGTTTATGGCGATTGGCTTTGCACAGGGCAGCATTTCGCTGTACCGCGGGGACATCAGTCGGGATCGGTCGAAAACCCTCAAACAGCTAACGGCGGGCACGAGCGATATTGTCGGCATCGCGTTCAAGCACGGCCACAAGCACACGCAAATGTTTGTCTGCTCGAATTCCGGTGTGTATCTGTACAACCTGCACAGCCGGGATAAGGAAGTGCGTGTCATACTGAGCACGATGAAGAAGCCGGTCGGTTGCTGTGCGCTGCAGACTGGCCACAACGAGGGCCACTTTATGGTGGGGTTGGAAGACGCCGTCTACTGCTACACTTCCGATGGTCGGGGCCCGTGCTATGCGCTCGAGGGCCAGAAAACGTTGCTGCACTGGTACCGGTCTCATCTGGTCGTCGTCATGCGCAATCCTCGCAGTCCCGGCGGCTACAATCTAACCGTGATCGATATTCAGAACAAATTCATTGTCTTTACGTGCCCCATCGACGAGGTGGCAGCCGTGCTGACCGAGTTCGGTACGTGCTACATACTGACAGAGGGCAAAGAAGTCTTCCACCTCGACGAGAAGGATCTACAGAGCAAGCTGAACGTGCTGTTTAAGAAAAACCTGTACGATATTGCAGTGCGCATTGCCAAATGCAACCAGTACGATGCGGAAGGACTGGCGGGCATCTTCAAGCAGTACGGTGATCACCTGTACGGCAAGGGTGACTTTGGGCGGGCGGTCGAGCAGTATGCCAAAACGATCGGCTACCTCGAACCGTCGTACGTAATACAACGCTTTCTGGACGCCCGGCACATACACTTTCTGACCGACTATTTGCAAACAATGCACGAACAGGGCCAGGCGACGGCAGATCACACGACGTTGCTGCTAAACTGCTTCACCCGACTCGATCGTACGGCCCAGCTGAAGGAGTTTCTGAAGAATGATCAAAAATCCAACCTGTtcgatgttgatgttgccATCAAAGTGTGCCGCGATGCGTCGTACGTCGACGAAGCAATGCAGCTGGCCAAAGCACATCGAAAGCACGACGCCTGCTTGAGCATTCTGACGGAAGACACGCAACAGTACGAGGAGGCTTTGAGTTACATCGAAACGTTGGCGAACCGTGATGCGACGGGCATCTTGAAGAAGTACGGTTCGCTGCTGATGGCCAACTGTCCCACGAGAACGATCGTACTGTTGAAGAAACTATGTACCGAGCTGGTGATGGCCGAGCCTTCAAACGAAGAATCGGGCGCTGCGGCGACGATGGTGGCCGGCGATCTGCTGGCCGATTTGAGTTTGCTCGATGGCGATCTCTACACGGCGCCCGAGACAACGCGTGGCAATCCGGAAGATTTCATCCACCTGTTCACCGATCCCGAACAGTTGATTGACTTTCTGGAGCACCTCATTCGCTTCGTCCCATCGAGCAGTCAGTGCGTGTACAGTACGCTCATCGAGCACTACCTGTACTGTTGGCGGGAGGTACCGGGCGTTGAGGAGAAACTACTCGATCTGCTAAAATACTGCTCCGATCGGTACGATCGCAATCTAGCGCTCGCCCAGTGCCGCATGAACGATTTCTGGCCGGGCGTGATGCATCTGTACGAAGAAGATAAACTCTACCATCTGATCGTGCGGCACTATTTACGGCACCAGGAGTACGACAACCTGTTGGCATGCTGCCGCCGGCTTGGCCAGAGTGATGGTTCGCTTTGGCTGCTTGCTTTGAATGGGCTCAAGAAAGATGGCAAAGCCCCACCACATGTCTTCACCCAAGTGCTGCAAGTGATTT CTCAGAAACGATTGCAGGCACCGCTGCAGGTGCTGGACTGCCTGGCGGTCGAGAATGGGCCCACGTTCGCGTCCGTCAAAGAATACTTTATGCAGGTGTTTCAGAAGGAGCAGGATACCATCCGAAACGAGGAGGAGCTGGCGCGAACGTACAGCGAAGAGACGACCTCAATCAAGCGCCACATCAAGCACCTGCAGGAGGGCAACGTAGAGTTTCAAAACACGACCTGTGATGCCTGCAAGCAACCATTGCTGATGCCGGCCCTATTTTTCCTCTGCAAACATTCCTACCATCAAGA CTGCATCCGAGGGTActccgaaacggaacgcgacTGTCCGGTGTGCAATAAAACCAACATGCAGCTGATCGAGGCGCTACGTGTGCAGAGCGAGGCTCGTGATCAGCATAAGCAGTTTCACGACATACTCGAACGCTCGACGGAACCGTTCTCGGTTGTTGCCGAATATTTCGGACGTGGTTTGTTCAACAAGCTCGTGATCATCGAAGAAAGTGATCAACAAACGCAGGAG ATAGCGACGACTTCCGCGATTGACCGAACGAGTGAAACCATTAGCACCGCGGTCGTGCCGAAAGCAACAGTCCCAACGGCTCAACCGATTCCGTTCGCGGCGACTTACGGGGCCGGAGCGGAAGCAAGACTTCGGCAAGAGGAAGGTCGTTCGCGTCAAATGCGGCAGGAGACGCAGGAAAGTGAAACGCGCTTTCGGTTGGCCAAACAGGAACTGCGTCGTCCACCCCAACTGCATGAACCAGATGTACGAATCCAAAGAACCCGTACGACTCCGAGTGTTAGTAATCGAACTGCGGCGATAAAAAATCCGTTCGAGGAGGATGAACCGGAACGAACTGTGCCGAAGGATGCAGTTCAGTACGACAATACCAAAAATCCGTTCGGTGaagacacaccaccaccgagacaAGCCATGGTGCGTCCCgcggcggttgcggcggcgacTAATCCGTTCGATGACGAGGAATATGATAGCAAATTGGATCCGTTTGCCGAGTAA
- the LOC128273471 gene encoding mediator of RNA polymerase II transcription subunit 27 has translation MNLDPINSALSQLRVLRSSVGQVFETLGTGVRVDHGEEGKEQKFLQELQELLNSVNANLKDFESCISGLTPPAAPLNLANSAFLSLETNLERQALYPHLVQSYKWHDKLHEYSTFASTLLQQNSLKRSYYTNTKRRRSLPSSHLATPQMVDNLINSIHYNNMNLNIVHPFMTNAILHITIARVLRAAVILKGLLIEWVTVKGYEESLLEGIDEHWTESRHQVFRKVQDHAHSAMLHFFSPTLPELAIRSFITWFRSYVTLFADPCKKCGKHLHNTLPPTWRDLRTLEPFHEECKQ, from the exons ATGAATCTGGATCCGATAAATTCAGCCCTTTCCCAGCTGCGCGTGTTGCGCTCCAGTGTGGGTCAAGTGTTCGAAACGTTGGGCACCGGAGTGCGCGTTGACCACGGTGAAGAAGGCAAGGAGCAAAAGTTTCTGCAAGAGCTCCAGGAGCTGCTCAATTCGGTGAACGCCAACCTAAA AGATTTTGAGTCCTGTATCAGCGGTCTGACCCCACCGGCCGCACCACTGAATCTGGCCAACTCGGCGTTCCTCTCGTTGGAAACCAACCTTGAGCGACAAGCTCTGTACCCGCATCTGGTGCAGAGCTACAAATGGCACGACAAGCTACACGAGTACAGTACATTTGCCTCAACGTTGCTGCAGCAGAACTCGCTCAAACGGTCCTACTACACAAACACCAAGCGACGACGTTCGCTTCCATCCAGCCATTTGGCCACGCCACAAATGGTCGACAATCTGATCAACAGCATCCATTACAACAATATGAACCTCAATATCGTTCACCCATTTATGACTAATGCAATATTGCAC ATCACTATCGCACGTGTCCTGCGGGCAGCAGTTATACTGAAGGGCCTCCTGATCGAATGGGTAACGGTAAAGGGCTACGAAGAATCACTGCTCGAAGGTATCGACGAGCATTGGACCGAATCACGGCATCAGGTATTTCGCAAGGTACAGGACCATGCACATTCGGCGATGCTGCACTTTTTCTCCCCAACGTTGCCCGAACTAGCTATCAGAAGTTTCATT ACCTGGTTCCGGAGCTACGTTACACTGTTTGCCGATCCGTGTAAAAAATGCGGGAAGCACCTTCACAACACGCTTCCTCCAACCTGGCGAGACTTGCGCACGCTGGAGCCTTTCCACGAGGAGTGCAAGCAATAG
- the LOC128272091 gene encoding uncharacterized protein LOC128272091, whose product MATAPLVLLLASIALCWCPLLLAGASAEHHNTSHTKDCSRFHQQCVRCTDTACIKCTDLLQLDTGECLSECPAGYAAQWSTTSEVMGRVCLPVGMSGSLLAAVAGIAAGAVLCVMLVISAMAIMRRRQKRKKYRESFIDENIDRLEFLRQLDELRPQAEYFLQMLNDTRRQIRKLHLAGDSTGAATYHPVVRDLAKILILLNKPIELINAPPHDWQRLYVWAERVLDRYKPELAQLIEFLQQPATAHSPSASDRRLGSSDHSTFKAAFHLQQQQQAGSGGGMVGAAHSTNESDLSPSLSRKNERNLLQPELIQLQKHRTLPTMQTTHHFLGSLISLHEFDERSSHTTDTSSNHHSTGGSNPFDDTFDHVRTYLSTSGMNDSSLWLQDEFFKLGFRPQDEITTEL is encoded by the coding sequence ACTGTTCCCGGTTTCATCAGCAGTGCGTTCGCTGCACGGACACGGCATGCATCAAGTGCACCGACCTGCTGCAGCTCGACACGGGCGAGTGCTTGAGCGAGTGCCCGGCGGGCTATGCGGCCCAGTGGTCCACCACATCCGAGGTGATGGGTCGCGTTTGTCTGCCGGTCGGCATGTCCGGTTCGTTGCTGGCCGCGGTAGCCGGAATCGCGGCCGGAGCCGTGCTGTGCGTCATGCTGGTCATCAGCGCGATGGCGATCATGAGACGCCGTCAGAAACGCAAGAAGTACCGCGAATCGTTCATCGACGAGAACATCGATCGGCTGGAGTTCCTGCGCCAGCTGGACGAGTTGCGCCCGCAGGCCGAGTACTTTCTGCAGATGCTCAACGATACGCGGCGCCAGATCCGGAAGCTGCACCTGGCCGGAGACAGTACCGGTGCCGCTACCTACCACCCGGTGGTACGCGATCTCGCCAAAATCCTCATCCTGCTCAACAAGCCGATCGAGCTGATCAATGCGCCACCCCATGACTGGCAGCGACTGTACGTCTGGGCCGAGCGGGTTCTCGATCGCTACAAACCGGAACTGGCGCAGTTGATCGAGTTTCTGCAGCAACCAGCCACAGCGCACTCGCCGTCAGCGTCCGATCGTCGACTCGGTTCGTCGGACCACTCGACGTTTAAGGCGGCGTtccatctgcagcagcagcagcaagccggaagcggcggcgggatgGTGGGAGCGGCTCACAGCACCAACGAGAGTGACCTGTCGCCCAGCCTGAGCCGCAAGAACGAGCGCAATCTGCTGCAGCCGGAGCTGATCCAGCTGCAGAAGCATCGCACCTTGCCGACGATGCAAACGACGCACCATTTCCTGGGGTCGCTCATCAGTCTGCACGAGTTCGACGAACGGTCGTCCCACACGACCGATACTAGCTCGAACCATCACTCCACCGGTGGCAGCAATCCGTTCGACGATACGTTCGATCACGTGCGCACCTACCTATCGACGTCCGGTATGAACGACAGTTCGCTCTGGCTGCAGGACGAGTTCTTCAAGCTGGGTTTCCGACCGCAGGACGAAATCACGACCGAACTGTAG